In a genomic window of Meriones unguiculatus strain TT.TT164.6M chromosome 8, Bangor_MerUng_6.1, whole genome shotgun sequence:
- the Zer1 gene encoding protein zer-1 homolog isoform X6, with protein sequence MASDTPESLMALCTDFCLRNLDGTLGYLLDKETLRHPDIFLPSEICDQLVNEYVELVTAACTFEPHETFFSLFSDPRSTRLTRIHLREDLVQDQDLEAIRKQDLVELYLTNCEKLSAKSLQTLRSFSHSLVSLSLFGCANIFYEEDNPGGCEDECLVNPTCQVLVKDFTFEGFSRLRFLNLGRMIDGVPVDSLLRPLNSLAALDLSGIQTSDATFLTQWKDSLMSLVLYNMDLSEDHIRVIVQLHKLRHLDISRDRLSSYYKFKLTRKVLSLLVQKLGNLMSLDISGHMILENCSISKMDEEAGQTSTDPSKSSIMPFRALKRPLQFLGLFETSLCRLTHIPAYKVSGDKNEEQVLNAIEAYTEHRPEITSRAINLLFDIARIERCNQLLRALKLVITALKCHKYDKNIQVTGSAALFYLTNSEYRSEQSVKLRRQVIQVVLNGMESYQEVQRNCCLTLCNFSIPEELEFQYRRVNELLLGILSPTRQDESIQRIAVHLCNALVCQVDNDHKEAVGKMGFVVTMLKLIQKKLLDKTCDQVMEFSWSALWNITDETPDNCEMFLNFNGMKLFLDCLKEFPEKQELHRNMLGLLGNVAEVKELRPQLMTSQFISVFSNLLESKADGIEVSYNACGVLSHIMFDGPEAWGVCEPQRAEVEERMWAAIQSWDINSRRNINYRSFEPILRLLPQGISPVSQHWATWALYNLVSVYPDKYCPLLIKEGGMPLLRDLIKMATARQETKEMARKVIEHCSNFREENMDTSR encoded by the exons ATGGCGTCCGACACGCCTGAGTCCCTGATGGCCCTCTGTACTGACTTCTGTCTCCGAAATCTTGATGGCACCCTGGGCTACCTGCTAGACAAGGAGACCCTGCGGCATCCAGACATCTTCTTGCCCAGCGAAATCTGTGACCAGCTGGTCAATGA ATATGTGGAGCTGGTCACTGCTGCCTGCACCTTTGAGCCACACGAGACCTTCTTCAGCCTCTTCTCAGATCCCCGCAGCACTCGCCTTACTAGGATCCACCTCCGGGAGGACCTGGTGCAGGACCAGGACCTGGAAGCCATCCGAAAGCAG GACCTGGTGGAGCTATACCTGACCAACTGCGAGAAGCTGTCTGCCAAGAGCCTGCAGACGCTGCGGAGCTTCAGCCACAGCCTGGTGTCCCTGAGTCTCTTCGGATGTGCCAACATCTTCTACGAGGAGGACAACCCAGGGGGCTGTGAGGACGAGTGCCTCGTCAACCCCACCTGCCAGGTGCTGGTCAAGGACTTCACCTTTGAGGGCTTTAGCCGCCTGCGCTTCCTCAACCTGGGCCGAATGATTGACGGTGTCCCTGTGGACTCACTGCTCCGGCCACTCAACTCACTGGCTGCCTTGGACCTCTCAGGCATCCAGACAAGCGATGCCACCTTCCTAACACAGTGGAAGGACAGTCTGATGTCCCTTGTGCTCTACAACATGGACCTTTCAGAGGACCACATCCGGGTCATTGTCCAGCTGCACAAGCTTCG CCACCTGGACATCTCCCGAGACCGCCTCTCCAGCTACTACAAGTTCAAGCTGACTCGGAAGGTGCTCAGCCTCTTGGTGCAGAAGCTGGGGAACCTAATGTCTCTGGACATTTCTGGCCACATGATCCTAGAGAACTGCAGCATCTCCAAGATGGATGAGGAGGCAGGGCAGACCAG CACTGACCCTTCCAAGAGCAGCATCATGCCTTTTCGGGCTCTGAAGAGGCCACTGCAGTTCCTCGGGCTCTTTGAGACCTCCTTGTGTCGCCTCACGCACATTCCAGCCTACAAA GTAAGTGGTGACAAAAATGAAGAGCAGGTGCTGAACGCCATCGAGGCCTACACAGAACACCGGCCTGAGATCACTTCTAGGGCCATCAACCTGCTGTTTGACATTGCACGCATTGAACGCTGCAACCAGCTTCTGCGGGCCCTGAAG CTGGTCATCACAGCCCTCAAGTGCCACAAGTATGACAAGAACATTCAAGTGACCGGCAGTGCTGCCCTCTTCTACCTGACCAATTCTGAGTACCGCTCAGAGCAGAGCGTGAAGCTACGCCGGCAGGTCATCCAGGTGGTGCTGAATGGCATGGAGTCCTACCAGGAG GTGCAGCGGAACTGCTGTCTGACCCTCTGCAACTTCAGCATCCCCGAGGAGCTGGAGTTCCAGTACCGCCGGGTGAATGAGCTCCTGCTCGGCATCCTCAGCCCCACCCGGCAGGACGAGTCCATCCAGCGGATTGCCGTGCACTTGTGCAATGCCCTAGTCTGCCAGGTGGACAATGACCACAAGGAGGCTGTGGGCAAGATGGGCTTCGTCGTG ACCATGTTGAAGCTGATCCAGAAGAAGCTGCTGGACAAGACG TGTGACCAGGTCATGGAGTTCTCCTGGAGCGCCCTGTGGAACATCACGGACGAGACACCGGACAACTGCGAGATGTTCCTCAACTTCAATGGCATGAAGCTCTTTCTCGACTGCCTGAAG GAGTTCCCAGAGAAGCAGGAGCTACACCGGAACATGCTCGGGCTCTTGGGGAATGTGGCAGAGGTGAAGGAGCTGCGGCCTCAGCTGATGACCTCTCAGTTCATCAGCGTCTTCAG CAACCTGCTGGAAAGCAAGGCCGACGGCATTGAGGTTTCTTACAATGCCTGTGGTGTCCTCTCCCACATCATGTTCGATGGCCCTGAGGCCTGGGGTGTCTGTGAACCCCAGCGGGCAGAGGTGGAGGAGCGTATGTGGGCGGCCATCCAGAGCTGGGATATCAACTCCCGAAGGAATATCAACTACAG GTCCTTTGAGCCGATTCTGCGCCTCCTTCCTCAGGGGATCTCTCCAGTCAGCCAGCACTGGGCCACCTGGGCCCTGTACAACCTCGTGTCTGTGTACC CTGACAAGTACTGCCCCCTGCTGATTAAAGAAGGCGGGATGCCCCTGCTGAGGGACCTAATCAAGATGGCCACTGCCCGGCAGGAAACCAAGGAGATGGCCCG CAAGGTGATTGAGCACTGCAGTAACTTTAGAGAGGAGAACATGGACACGTCCAGATAG
- the Zer1 gene encoding protein zer-1 homolog isoform X4, with translation MASDTPESLMALCTDFCLRNLDGTLGYLLDKETLRHPDIFLPSEICDQLVNEYVELVTAACTFEPHETFFSLFSDPRSTRLTRIHLREDLVQDQDLEAIRKQDLVELYLTNCEKLSAKSLQTLRSFSHSLVSLSLFGCANIFYEEDNPGGCEDECLVNPTCQVLVKDFTFEGFSRLRFLNLGRMIDGVPVDSLLRPLNSLAALDLSGIQTSDATFLTQWKDSLMSLVLYNMDLSEDHIRVIVQLHKLRHLDISRDRLSSYYKFKLTRKVLSLLVQKLGNLMSLDISGHMILENCSISKMDEEAGQTSTDPSKSSIMPFRALKRPLQFLGLFETSLCRLTHIPAYKVSGDKNEEQVLNAIEAYTEHRPEITSRAINLLFDIARIERCNQLLRALKLVITALKCHKYDKNIQVTGSAALFYLTNSEYRSEQSVKLRRQVIQVVLNGMESYQEVTVQRNCCLTLCNFSIPEELEFQYRRVNELLLGILSPTRQDESIQRIAVHLCNALVCQVDNDHKEAVGKMGFVVTMLKLIQKKLLDKTCDQVMEFSWSALWNITDETPDNCEMFLNFNGMKLFLDCLKEFPEKQELHRNMLGLLGNVAEVKELRPQLMTSQFISVFSNLLESKADGIEVSYNACGVLSHIMFDGPEAWGVCEPQRAEVEERMWAAIQSWDINSRRNINYRSEMGRSFEPILRLLPQGISPVSQHWATWALYNLVSVYPDKYCPLLIKEGGMPLLRDLIKMATARQETKEMARKVIEHCSNFREENMDTSR, from the exons ATGGCGTCCGACACGCCTGAGTCCCTGATGGCCCTCTGTACTGACTTCTGTCTCCGAAATCTTGATGGCACCCTGGGCTACCTGCTAGACAAGGAGACCCTGCGGCATCCAGACATCTTCTTGCCCAGCGAAATCTGTGACCAGCTGGTCAATGA ATATGTGGAGCTGGTCACTGCTGCCTGCACCTTTGAGCCACACGAGACCTTCTTCAGCCTCTTCTCAGATCCCCGCAGCACTCGCCTTACTAGGATCCACCTCCGGGAGGACCTGGTGCAGGACCAGGACCTGGAAGCCATCCGAAAGCAG GACCTGGTGGAGCTATACCTGACCAACTGCGAGAAGCTGTCTGCCAAGAGCCTGCAGACGCTGCGGAGCTTCAGCCACAGCCTGGTGTCCCTGAGTCTCTTCGGATGTGCCAACATCTTCTACGAGGAGGACAACCCAGGGGGCTGTGAGGACGAGTGCCTCGTCAACCCCACCTGCCAGGTGCTGGTCAAGGACTTCACCTTTGAGGGCTTTAGCCGCCTGCGCTTCCTCAACCTGGGCCGAATGATTGACGGTGTCCCTGTGGACTCACTGCTCCGGCCACTCAACTCACTGGCTGCCTTGGACCTCTCAGGCATCCAGACAAGCGATGCCACCTTCCTAACACAGTGGAAGGACAGTCTGATGTCCCTTGTGCTCTACAACATGGACCTTTCAGAGGACCACATCCGGGTCATTGTCCAGCTGCACAAGCTTCG CCACCTGGACATCTCCCGAGACCGCCTCTCCAGCTACTACAAGTTCAAGCTGACTCGGAAGGTGCTCAGCCTCTTGGTGCAGAAGCTGGGGAACCTAATGTCTCTGGACATTTCTGGCCACATGATCCTAGAGAACTGCAGCATCTCCAAGATGGATGAGGAGGCAGGGCAGACCAG CACTGACCCTTCCAAGAGCAGCATCATGCCTTTTCGGGCTCTGAAGAGGCCACTGCAGTTCCTCGGGCTCTTTGAGACCTCCTTGTGTCGCCTCACGCACATTCCAGCCTACAAA GTAAGTGGTGACAAAAATGAAGAGCAGGTGCTGAACGCCATCGAGGCCTACACAGAACACCGGCCTGAGATCACTTCTAGGGCCATCAACCTGCTGTTTGACATTGCACGCATTGAACGCTGCAACCAGCTTCTGCGGGCCCTGAAG CTGGTCATCACAGCCCTCAAGTGCCACAAGTATGACAAGAACATTCAAGTGACCGGCAGTGCTGCCCTCTTCTACCTGACCAATTCTGAGTACCGCTCAGAGCAGAGCGTGAAGCTACGCCGGCAGGTCATCCAGGTGGTGCTGAATGGCATGGAGTCCTACCAGGAGGTGACG GTGCAGCGGAACTGCTGTCTGACCCTCTGCAACTTCAGCATCCCCGAGGAGCTGGAGTTCCAGTACCGCCGGGTGAATGAGCTCCTGCTCGGCATCCTCAGCCCCACCCGGCAGGACGAGTCCATCCAGCGGATTGCCGTGCACTTGTGCAATGCCCTAGTCTGCCAGGTGGACAATGACCACAAGGAGGCTGTGGGCAAGATGGGCTTCGTCGTG ACCATGTTGAAGCTGATCCAGAAGAAGCTGCTGGACAAGACG TGTGACCAGGTCATGGAGTTCTCCTGGAGCGCCCTGTGGAACATCACGGACGAGACACCGGACAACTGCGAGATGTTCCTCAACTTCAATGGCATGAAGCTCTTTCTCGACTGCCTGAAG GAGTTCCCAGAGAAGCAGGAGCTACACCGGAACATGCTCGGGCTCTTGGGGAATGTGGCAGAGGTGAAGGAGCTGCGGCCTCAGCTGATGACCTCTCAGTTCATCAGCGTCTTCAG CAACCTGCTGGAAAGCAAGGCCGACGGCATTGAGGTTTCTTACAATGCCTGTGGTGTCCTCTCCCACATCATGTTCGATGGCCCTGAGGCCTGGGGTGTCTGTGAACCCCAGCGGGCAGAGGTGGAGGAGCGTATGTGGGCGGCCATCCAGAGCTGGGATATCAACTCCCGAAGGAATATCAACTACAGGTCAGAGATGGGAAG GTCCTTTGAGCCGATTCTGCGCCTCCTTCCTCAGGGGATCTCTCCAGTCAGCCAGCACTGGGCCACCTGGGCCCTGTACAACCTCGTGTCTGTGTACC CTGACAAGTACTGCCCCCTGCTGATTAAAGAAGGCGGGATGCCCCTGCTGAGGGACCTAATCAAGATGGCCACTGCCCGGCAGGAAACCAAGGAGATGGCCCG CAAGGTGATTGAGCACTGCAGTAACTTTAGAGAGGAGAACATGGACACGTCCAGATAG
- the Zer1 gene encoding protein zer-1 homolog isoform X5 produces the protein MASDTPESLMALCTDFCLRNLDGTLGYLLDKETLRHPDIFLPSEICDQLVNEYVELVTAACTFEPHETFFSLFSDPRSTRLTRIHLREDLVQDQDLEAIRKQDLVELYLTNCEKLSAKSLQTLRSFSHSLVSLSLFGCANIFYEEDNPGGCEDECLVNPTCQVLVKDFTFEGFSRLRFLNLGRMIDGVPVDSLLRPLNSLAALDLSGIQTSDATFLTQWKDSLMSLVLYNMDLSEDHIRVIVQLHKLRHLDISRDRLSSYYKFKLTRKVLSLLVQKLGNLMSLDISGHMILENCSISKMDEEAGQTSTDPSKSSIMPFRALKRPLQFLGLFETSLCRLTHIPAYKVSGDKNEEQVLNAIEAYTEHRPEITSRAINLLFDIARIERCNQLLRALKLVITALKCHKYDKNIQVTGSAALFYLTNSEYRSEQSVKLRRQVIQVVLNGMESYQEVTVQRNCCLTLCNFSIPEELEFQYRRVNELLLGILSPTRQDESIQRIAVHLCNALVCQVDNDHKEAVGKMGFVVTMLKLIQKKLLDKTCDQVMEFSWSALWNITDETPDNCEMFLNFNGMKLFLDCLKEFPEKQELHRNMLGLLGNVAEVKELRPQLMTSQFISVFSNLLESKADGIEVSYNACGVLSHIMFDGPEAWGVCEPQRAEVEERMWAAIQSWDINSRRNINYRSFEPILRLLPQGISPVSQHWATWALYNLVSVYPDKYCPLLIKEGGMPLLRDLIKMATARQETKEMARKVIEHCSNFREENMDTSR, from the exons ATGGCGTCCGACACGCCTGAGTCCCTGATGGCCCTCTGTACTGACTTCTGTCTCCGAAATCTTGATGGCACCCTGGGCTACCTGCTAGACAAGGAGACCCTGCGGCATCCAGACATCTTCTTGCCCAGCGAAATCTGTGACCAGCTGGTCAATGA ATATGTGGAGCTGGTCACTGCTGCCTGCACCTTTGAGCCACACGAGACCTTCTTCAGCCTCTTCTCAGATCCCCGCAGCACTCGCCTTACTAGGATCCACCTCCGGGAGGACCTGGTGCAGGACCAGGACCTGGAAGCCATCCGAAAGCAG GACCTGGTGGAGCTATACCTGACCAACTGCGAGAAGCTGTCTGCCAAGAGCCTGCAGACGCTGCGGAGCTTCAGCCACAGCCTGGTGTCCCTGAGTCTCTTCGGATGTGCCAACATCTTCTACGAGGAGGACAACCCAGGGGGCTGTGAGGACGAGTGCCTCGTCAACCCCACCTGCCAGGTGCTGGTCAAGGACTTCACCTTTGAGGGCTTTAGCCGCCTGCGCTTCCTCAACCTGGGCCGAATGATTGACGGTGTCCCTGTGGACTCACTGCTCCGGCCACTCAACTCACTGGCTGCCTTGGACCTCTCAGGCATCCAGACAAGCGATGCCACCTTCCTAACACAGTGGAAGGACAGTCTGATGTCCCTTGTGCTCTACAACATGGACCTTTCAGAGGACCACATCCGGGTCATTGTCCAGCTGCACAAGCTTCG CCACCTGGACATCTCCCGAGACCGCCTCTCCAGCTACTACAAGTTCAAGCTGACTCGGAAGGTGCTCAGCCTCTTGGTGCAGAAGCTGGGGAACCTAATGTCTCTGGACATTTCTGGCCACATGATCCTAGAGAACTGCAGCATCTCCAAGATGGATGAGGAGGCAGGGCAGACCAG CACTGACCCTTCCAAGAGCAGCATCATGCCTTTTCGGGCTCTGAAGAGGCCACTGCAGTTCCTCGGGCTCTTTGAGACCTCCTTGTGTCGCCTCACGCACATTCCAGCCTACAAA GTAAGTGGTGACAAAAATGAAGAGCAGGTGCTGAACGCCATCGAGGCCTACACAGAACACCGGCCTGAGATCACTTCTAGGGCCATCAACCTGCTGTTTGACATTGCACGCATTGAACGCTGCAACCAGCTTCTGCGGGCCCTGAAG CTGGTCATCACAGCCCTCAAGTGCCACAAGTATGACAAGAACATTCAAGTGACCGGCAGTGCTGCCCTCTTCTACCTGACCAATTCTGAGTACCGCTCAGAGCAGAGCGTGAAGCTACGCCGGCAGGTCATCCAGGTGGTGCTGAATGGCATGGAGTCCTACCAGGAGGTGACG GTGCAGCGGAACTGCTGTCTGACCCTCTGCAACTTCAGCATCCCCGAGGAGCTGGAGTTCCAGTACCGCCGGGTGAATGAGCTCCTGCTCGGCATCCTCAGCCCCACCCGGCAGGACGAGTCCATCCAGCGGATTGCCGTGCACTTGTGCAATGCCCTAGTCTGCCAGGTGGACAATGACCACAAGGAGGCTGTGGGCAAGATGGGCTTCGTCGTG ACCATGTTGAAGCTGATCCAGAAGAAGCTGCTGGACAAGACG TGTGACCAGGTCATGGAGTTCTCCTGGAGCGCCCTGTGGAACATCACGGACGAGACACCGGACAACTGCGAGATGTTCCTCAACTTCAATGGCATGAAGCTCTTTCTCGACTGCCTGAAG GAGTTCCCAGAGAAGCAGGAGCTACACCGGAACATGCTCGGGCTCTTGGGGAATGTGGCAGAGGTGAAGGAGCTGCGGCCTCAGCTGATGACCTCTCAGTTCATCAGCGTCTTCAG CAACCTGCTGGAAAGCAAGGCCGACGGCATTGAGGTTTCTTACAATGCCTGTGGTGTCCTCTCCCACATCATGTTCGATGGCCCTGAGGCCTGGGGTGTCTGTGAACCCCAGCGGGCAGAGGTGGAGGAGCGTATGTGGGCGGCCATCCAGAGCTGGGATATCAACTCCCGAAGGAATATCAACTACAG GTCCTTTGAGCCGATTCTGCGCCTCCTTCCTCAGGGGATCTCTCCAGTCAGCCAGCACTGGGCCACCTGGGCCCTGTACAACCTCGTGTCTGTGTACC CTGACAAGTACTGCCCCCTGCTGATTAAAGAAGGCGGGATGCCCCTGCTGAGGGACCTAATCAAGATGGCCACTGCCCGGCAGGAAACCAAGGAGATGGCCCG CAAGGTGATTGAGCACTGCAGTAACTTTAGAGAGGAGAACATGGACACGTCCAGATAG
- the Zer1 gene encoding protein zer-1 homolog isoform X2, with amino-acid sequence MASDTPESLMALCTDFCLRNLDGTLGYLLDKETLRHPDIFLPSEICDQLVNEYVELVTAACTFEPHETFFSLFSDPRSTRLTRIHLREDLVQDQDLEAIRKQDLVELYLTNCEKLSAKSLQTLRSFSHSLVSLSLFGCANIFYEEDNPGGCEDECLVNPTCQVLVKDFTFEGFSRLRFLNLGRMIDGVPVDSLLRPLNSLAALDLSGIQTSDATFLTQWKDSLMSLVLYNMDLSEDHIRVIVQLHKLRHLDISRDRLSSYYKFKLTRKVLSLLVQKLGNLMSLDISGHMILENCSISKMDEEAGQTSTDPSKSSIMPFRALKRPLQFLGLFETSLCRLTHIPAYKVSGDKNEEQVLNAIEAYTEHRPEITSRAINLLFDIARIERCNQLLRALKLVITALKCHKYDKNIQVTGSAALFYLTNSEYRSEQSVKLRRQVIQVVLNGMESYQEVQRNCCLTLCNFSIPEELEFQYRRVNELLLGILSPTRQDESIQRIAVHLCNALVCQVDNDHKEAVGKMGFVVTMLKLIQKKLLDKTCDQVMEFSWSALWNITDETPDNCEMFLNFNGMKLFLDCLKEFPEKQELHRNMLGLLGNVAEVKELRPQLMTSQFISVFSNLLESKADGIEVSYNACGVLSHIMFDGPEAWGVCEPQRAEVEERMWAAIQSWDINSRRNINYRSEMGRSFEPILRLLPQGISPVSQHWATWALYNLVSVYPDKYCPLLIKEGGMPLLRDLIKMATARQETKEMARHYFPGALPATDTPFKSVRVILKAY; translated from the exons ATGGCGTCCGACACGCCTGAGTCCCTGATGGCCCTCTGTACTGACTTCTGTCTCCGAAATCTTGATGGCACCCTGGGCTACCTGCTAGACAAGGAGACCCTGCGGCATCCAGACATCTTCTTGCCCAGCGAAATCTGTGACCAGCTGGTCAATGA ATATGTGGAGCTGGTCACTGCTGCCTGCACCTTTGAGCCACACGAGACCTTCTTCAGCCTCTTCTCAGATCCCCGCAGCACTCGCCTTACTAGGATCCACCTCCGGGAGGACCTGGTGCAGGACCAGGACCTGGAAGCCATCCGAAAGCAG GACCTGGTGGAGCTATACCTGACCAACTGCGAGAAGCTGTCTGCCAAGAGCCTGCAGACGCTGCGGAGCTTCAGCCACAGCCTGGTGTCCCTGAGTCTCTTCGGATGTGCCAACATCTTCTACGAGGAGGACAACCCAGGGGGCTGTGAGGACGAGTGCCTCGTCAACCCCACCTGCCAGGTGCTGGTCAAGGACTTCACCTTTGAGGGCTTTAGCCGCCTGCGCTTCCTCAACCTGGGCCGAATGATTGACGGTGTCCCTGTGGACTCACTGCTCCGGCCACTCAACTCACTGGCTGCCTTGGACCTCTCAGGCATCCAGACAAGCGATGCCACCTTCCTAACACAGTGGAAGGACAGTCTGATGTCCCTTGTGCTCTACAACATGGACCTTTCAGAGGACCACATCCGGGTCATTGTCCAGCTGCACAAGCTTCG CCACCTGGACATCTCCCGAGACCGCCTCTCCAGCTACTACAAGTTCAAGCTGACTCGGAAGGTGCTCAGCCTCTTGGTGCAGAAGCTGGGGAACCTAATGTCTCTGGACATTTCTGGCCACATGATCCTAGAGAACTGCAGCATCTCCAAGATGGATGAGGAGGCAGGGCAGACCAG CACTGACCCTTCCAAGAGCAGCATCATGCCTTTTCGGGCTCTGAAGAGGCCACTGCAGTTCCTCGGGCTCTTTGAGACCTCCTTGTGTCGCCTCACGCACATTCCAGCCTACAAA GTAAGTGGTGACAAAAATGAAGAGCAGGTGCTGAACGCCATCGAGGCCTACACAGAACACCGGCCTGAGATCACTTCTAGGGCCATCAACCTGCTGTTTGACATTGCACGCATTGAACGCTGCAACCAGCTTCTGCGGGCCCTGAAG CTGGTCATCACAGCCCTCAAGTGCCACAAGTATGACAAGAACATTCAAGTGACCGGCAGTGCTGCCCTCTTCTACCTGACCAATTCTGAGTACCGCTCAGAGCAGAGCGTGAAGCTACGCCGGCAGGTCATCCAGGTGGTGCTGAATGGCATGGAGTCCTACCAGGAG GTGCAGCGGAACTGCTGTCTGACCCTCTGCAACTTCAGCATCCCCGAGGAGCTGGAGTTCCAGTACCGCCGGGTGAATGAGCTCCTGCTCGGCATCCTCAGCCCCACCCGGCAGGACGAGTCCATCCAGCGGATTGCCGTGCACTTGTGCAATGCCCTAGTCTGCCAGGTGGACAATGACCACAAGGAGGCTGTGGGCAAGATGGGCTTCGTCGTG ACCATGTTGAAGCTGATCCAGAAGAAGCTGCTGGACAAGACG TGTGACCAGGTCATGGAGTTCTCCTGGAGCGCCCTGTGGAACATCACGGACGAGACACCGGACAACTGCGAGATGTTCCTCAACTTCAATGGCATGAAGCTCTTTCTCGACTGCCTGAAG GAGTTCCCAGAGAAGCAGGAGCTACACCGGAACATGCTCGGGCTCTTGGGGAATGTGGCAGAGGTGAAGGAGCTGCGGCCTCAGCTGATGACCTCTCAGTTCATCAGCGTCTTCAG CAACCTGCTGGAAAGCAAGGCCGACGGCATTGAGGTTTCTTACAATGCCTGTGGTGTCCTCTCCCACATCATGTTCGATGGCCCTGAGGCCTGGGGTGTCTGTGAACCCCAGCGGGCAGAGGTGGAGGAGCGTATGTGGGCGGCCATCCAGAGCTGGGATATCAACTCCCGAAGGAATATCAACTACAGGTCAGAGATGGGAAG GTCCTTTGAGCCGATTCTGCGCCTCCTTCCTCAGGGGATCTCTCCAGTCAGCCAGCACTGGGCCACCTGGGCCCTGTACAACCTCGTGTCTGTGTACC CTGACAAGTACTGCCCCCTGCTGATTAAAGAAGGCGGGATGCCCCTGCTGAGGGACCTAATCAAGATGGCCACTGCCCGGCAGGAAACCAAGGAGATGGCCCG GCATTATTTTCCAGGTGCTCTGCCAGCCACTGACACACCATTCAAGTCTGTCAGGGTCATTCTTAAGGCTTATTAA